Proteins encoded in a region of the Pocillopora verrucosa isolate sample1 chromosome 11, ASM3666991v2, whole genome shotgun sequence genome:
- the LOC131786742 gene encoding protein rolling stone, whose protein sequence is MCGREFRLRNFKFWHPIYREFSESRWLSLPVFVAYRLIVTAYNLGWLGYNIYVAGAKLFIFLTNWTFLILNIYFVFATTLSCIALHQNRKMLKRPAPMRGSQAGPVEDLEMGPGDNSNGADAHEVDALRWHHKIFWFIYVISATGGVWITAGYWTVLFEDDPVDANNITKHALNSVFMVIDTFLSSIPILLFHWIYPLLYFAIYILFSVVYWLADGTNDKGEPFIYSALNYNDFQLTIGILLVVFLLVVLPILHLILFGLTKLRDYLSEKCRN, encoded by the exons ATGTGCGGGAGGGAATTTCGCttgagaaatttcaaattttggcaTCCAATCTATCGTGAGTTTAGTGAGTCTCGG tggCTGTCCTTGCCTGTATTTGTGGCGTATCGTTTGATCGTCACAGCCTACAACCTTGGATGGCTTGGTTACAACATTTATGTCGCTGGTGccaaacttttcattttcttaacaaaCTGGACTTTCCTAATCTTGAACATTTACTTTGTCTTTGCAACCACGCTCTCTTGTATCGCTCTCCATCAAAACCGAAAGATGCTAAAGAGACCTGCTCCTATGAGGGGCAGTCAAGCTGGACCGGTTGAAGATCTGGAAATGGGGCCTGGTGACAACAGCAATGGTGCCGACGCCCACGAGGTTGATGCCTTGCGGTGGCATCATAAAATATTCTGGTTCATCTACGTCATTTCCGCGACAGGAGGAGTATGGATTACCGCTGGATACTGGACCGTTCTGTTCGAAGACGATCCTGTTGACGCCAACAACATCACGAAGCACGCGCTAAACTCTGTTTTCATGGTGATTGACACTTTTCTGAGTTCGATCCCAATCCTCCTCTTCCACTGGATCTACCCTCTGCTATATTTCGCCATATACATTCTATTCTCAGTGGTATATTGGTTAGCTGATGGGACCAATGATAAAGGAGAACCTTTCATCTATTCTGCCCTGAATTATAATGATTTCCAGCTGACCATTGGAATACTTTTAGTCGTATTTCTTCTTGTGGTTCTGCCAATTTTACATCTGATCTTGTTTGGTTTAACCAAGTTACGAGATTATTTGTCTGAAAAGTGTAGAAACTAG